The following proteins come from a genomic window of Blastococcus sp. HT6-30:
- the aceE gene encoding pyruvate dehydrogenase (acetyl-transferring), homodimeric type, whose protein sequence is MSAPQQPDGDPARVGQARAVITDGLPSQLVDTDPEETQEWLESLDAVVDHAGRNRARYLMLRMLERSREQQVGVPALRSTDYINTIPPEREPWFPGDEDAERRIRAYIRWNAAIMVHRAQRPGIGVGGHISSYASSASLYEVGFNHFFRGKDHPGGGDQIWFQGHASPGIYARAFLEGRLTEQQLDGFRQEVSHPGGGLSSYPHPRLMPDFWEFPSVSMGLGPMNAIYQARFNRYLHARGIKDTSDQHVWAFLGDGEMDEPESLGVIGLAAREELDNLTFVINCNLQRLDGPVRGNGKVIQELESFFRGAGWNVIKVIWGRGWDRLLAADRDGALVNLMNSTPDGDYQTYKAEDGAFVREHFFGRDPRTRKLVEGMSDKEVWDLARGGHDYRKVYAAYKAAMEHKGQPTVILAKTIKGWTLGSHFEGRNSTHQMKKLTAEDLAAFRDRLYLDIPDSALDKTLPPYYKPDPDSDEMQYMLERRRALGGAVPRRRSEFKTLKAPEDKALDVLRRGSGKQEVATTMAFVRLLKELLKDAELGPRFVPIIPDEARTFGMDSLFPTQKIYNPAGQRYTSVDRELMLTYKESEQGQILHEGINEAGSTASFTAVATSYSTHGEPMIPIYIFYSMFGFQRTADSIWAAADQMSRGFLLGATAGRTTLNGEGLQHEDGHSLLMAHTNPAVVSYDPAFSYEVAHITRDALVRMYGEDPGAPLGGSRSPDVMYYLTVYNEPFNQPAEPDGLDVQGLLAGMYRYAEGAGGDGPRTQLLASGVAVPWALRAQELLAQDWGVTADVWSVTSWTELRRQADECDEWNLLHPEEEPRTPYVTARLQQTTGPVVAVSDWMRAVPDLIAPYVPGGMSTLGTDGFGLSDTRPALRRHFHVDAESIVVRALASLADEGQVDRAKVREAVEKYQVRDVQAAPPDERSDPSPAT, encoded by the coding sequence ATGAGCGCACCACAGCAGCCGGACGGCGACCCCGCCCGGGTAGGACAGGCCCGCGCGGTCATCACCGACGGGCTCCCCAGTCAGCTGGTCGACACCGACCCCGAGGAGACCCAGGAGTGGCTGGAGTCCCTCGACGCCGTCGTCGACCACGCCGGCCGCAACCGGGCCAGGTACCTGATGCTCCGCATGCTCGAGCGCAGCCGCGAGCAGCAGGTCGGCGTCCCGGCCCTGCGCAGCACCGATTACATCAACACGATCCCGCCGGAGCGCGAGCCCTGGTTCCCCGGTGACGAGGACGCCGAGCGCCGGATCCGCGCCTACATCCGGTGGAACGCCGCGATCATGGTGCACCGGGCGCAGCGACCCGGGATCGGCGTCGGCGGGCACATCTCCTCCTACGCGTCGTCGGCGTCGCTGTACGAGGTCGGCTTCAACCACTTCTTCCGCGGCAAGGACCACCCCGGCGGCGGCGACCAGATCTGGTTCCAGGGCCACGCCTCCCCCGGCATCTACGCCCGCGCGTTCCTCGAGGGCCGGCTCACCGAGCAGCAGCTCGACGGCTTCCGCCAGGAGGTCAGCCACCCCGGCGGCGGGCTGTCGTCCTACCCGCACCCCCGGCTGATGCCCGACTTCTGGGAGTTCCCCAGCGTCTCCATGGGCCTGGGCCCGATGAACGCCATCTACCAGGCGCGGTTCAACCGCTACCTGCACGCCCGCGGGATCAAGGACACCTCCGACCAGCACGTGTGGGCCTTCCTCGGCGACGGCGAGATGGACGAGCCCGAGTCGCTCGGCGTCATCGGCCTGGCCGCCCGCGAGGAGCTGGACAACCTCACCTTCGTCATCAACTGCAACCTGCAGCGGCTGGACGGCCCGGTCCGCGGCAACGGCAAGGTGATCCAGGAGCTGGAGTCGTTCTTCCGCGGCGCCGGCTGGAACGTCATCAAGGTGATCTGGGGCCGCGGCTGGGACAGGCTGCTGGCCGCCGACCGCGACGGCGCCCTGGTCAACCTGATGAACTCCACGCCCGACGGCGACTACCAGACGTACAAGGCCGAGGACGGCGCCTTCGTCCGCGAGCACTTCTTCGGCCGCGACCCGCGGACCCGCAAGCTCGTCGAGGGGATGAGCGACAAGGAGGTCTGGGACCTCGCCCGCGGGGGCCACGACTACCGCAAGGTCTACGCCGCCTACAAGGCCGCGATGGAGCACAAGGGCCAGCCCACGGTCATCCTCGCCAAGACCATCAAGGGCTGGACGCTGGGCAGCCACTTCGAGGGCCGCAACTCGACGCACCAGATGAAGAAGCTGACCGCCGAGGACCTCGCCGCCTTCCGCGACCGGCTCTACCTGGACATCCCCGACTCGGCGCTGGACAAGACCCTGCCGCCCTACTACAAGCCCGACCCGGACTCCGACGAGATGCAGTACATGCTCGAGCGGCGCCGGGCGCTGGGCGGCGCCGTGCCGCGCCGGCGGTCGGAGTTCAAGACGCTCAAGGCGCCCGAGGACAAGGCGCTCGACGTCCTGCGGCGCGGTTCGGGCAAGCAGGAGGTGGCGACGACGATGGCGTTCGTCCGCCTGCTCAAGGAGCTGCTCAAGGACGCCGAGCTCGGGCCGCGCTTCGTGCCGATCATCCCGGACGAGGCCCGCACGTTCGGGATGGACAGCCTCTTCCCGACGCAGAAGATCTACAACCCGGCGGGCCAGCGGTACACCTCGGTCGACCGCGAGCTGATGCTCACCTACAAGGAGTCCGAGCAGGGCCAGATCCTGCACGAGGGCATCAACGAGGCCGGCTCGACGGCGTCCTTCACGGCCGTCGCGACGTCGTACTCGACCCACGGCGAGCCGATGATCCCGATCTACATCTTCTACTCGATGTTCGGGTTCCAGCGGACCGCCGACTCCATCTGGGCCGCCGCGGATCAGATGAGCCGGGGCTTCCTGCTGGGCGCCACCGCCGGGCGCACCACGCTCAACGGCGAGGGGCTGCAGCACGAGGACGGCCACTCGCTGCTCATGGCGCACACCAACCCCGCGGTGGTGTCCTACGACCCGGCGTTCTCCTACGAGGTCGCCCACATCACCCGCGACGCGCTGGTGCGCATGTACGGGGAGGACCCGGGCGCCCCGCTGGGTGGCTCCCGCTCCCCCGACGTCATGTACTACCTGACCGTCTACAACGAGCCGTTCAACCAGCCGGCCGAGCCCGACGGGCTCGACGTGCAGGGGCTCCTGGCCGGGATGTACCGCTACGCCGAGGGTGCGGGCGGCGACGGTCCCCGCACGCAGCTGCTCGCCTCCGGCGTGGCGGTGCCGTGGGCGCTGCGGGCGCAGGAGCTGCTGGCCCAGGACTGGGGCGTCACCGCCGACGTGTGGTCGGTGACCTCCTGGACGGAGCTGCGCCGCCAGGCCGACGAGTGCGACGAGTGGAACCTGCTGCACCCGGAGGAGGAGCCGCGGACCCCGTACGTCACCGCGCGGCTGCAGCAGACCACCGGCCCCGTGGTGGCGGTCTCGGACTGGATGCGCGCCGTGCCGGACCTGATCGCGCCGTACGTGCCCGGTGGGATGTCGACGCTGGGCACCGACGGGTTCGGCCTCTCCGACACCCGGCCCGCGCTGCGCCGGCACTTCCACGTCGACGCCGAGTCGATCGTGGTTCGGGCGCTGGCGTCGCTGGCCGACGAGGGTCAGGTGGATCGCGCGAAGGTCCGCGAGGCCGTGGAGAAGTACCAGGTGCGCGACGTGCAGGCCGCGCCCCCCGACGAGCGGTCGGACCCCAGCCCGGCGACCTGA
- a CDS encoding DUF3052 domain-containing protein, producing MSVDSAGMAARLGIKPGMVVQELGWSEDADEDLRDSIIEVSGSEMVDEDTDEVADVVVLWWREDDGDLFDALTDALTSLADEGVVWLLVPKSGRPGHVEPGDVTEVAPTAGLSQTSSISAAKDWSGIRLVTPKAARSRR from the coding sequence ATGAGCGTCGACAGCGCCGGCATGGCGGCTCGGCTGGGCATCAAGCCGGGCATGGTCGTGCAGGAGCTCGGCTGGAGCGAGGACGCCGACGAGGACCTGCGCGACTCCATCATCGAGGTCTCGGGCAGCGAGATGGTGGACGAGGACACCGACGAGGTGGCCGACGTGGTCGTCCTCTGGTGGCGCGAGGACGACGGTGATCTGTTCGACGCCCTGACCGACGCGCTCACCTCGCTGGCCGACGAGGGCGTCGTCTGGCTGCTGGTGCCGAAGTCGGGCCGGCCCGGGCACGTGGAGCCGGGTGACGTCACCGAGGTGGCGCCGACGGCCGGCCTGTCGCAGACCAGCAGCATCTCCGCGGCCAAGGACTGGTCGGGCATCCGCCTGGTCACCCCGAAGGCCGCGCGCAGCCGCCGCTGA
- a CDS encoding peroxiredoxin, protein MSLSVGDRAPEFSLPDQDKQVVSLADLRGTPVLLVFYPFAFSGICTGELCQLRDELTSYTDAGVKVLAISTDPVFSLKAFKAQENLEFPLLSDFWPHGTVAQAYGVFNEKAGMAVRGTFLVDAEGVIAFTEVNAPGDARQQSGWKDAVAKLAS, encoded by the coding sequence ATGAGCCTCTCCGTCGGTGACCGCGCCCCCGAGTTCAGCCTTCCCGACCAGGACAAGCAGGTCGTCTCCCTCGCCGACCTGCGCGGCACCCCCGTGCTGCTGGTCTTCTACCCCTTCGCCTTCTCCGGCATCTGCACCGGTGAGCTCTGCCAGCTGCGCGACGAGCTGACCTCCTACACCGACGCCGGGGTGAAGGTGCTGGCCATCAGCACCGACCCCGTCTTCAGCCTCAAGGCGTTCAAGGCGCAGGAGAACCTCGAGTTCCCGCTGCTCTCGGACTTCTGGCCGCACGGCACGGTCGCCCAGGCCTACGGCGTGTTCAACGAGAAGGCCGGCATGGCCGTGCGCGGCACCTTCCTGGTCGACGCCGAGGGTGTCATCGCCTTCACCGAGGTGAACGCGCCCGGCGACGCCCGTCAGCAGTCCGGCTGGAAGGACGCCGTCGCGAAGCTGGCCTCCTGA
- a CDS encoding alpha/beta hydrolase, producing the protein MARQQGDGPALPLYLSEPTRAIADYGLYLAARPLTQRLPKGDGHPVLVLPGFLADDTSTRVLRATLRRLGYRVHGWGLGRNIGPTAICVNGLRDRLDYLHGRYRRKVTVIGWSLGGIFARDLARQCPDQVRQVITLGSPFRIERHTQSRASKAFDRYAHLHVEQRQFPLESEGCPLPVPATSIYSHYDGIVHWQTCLNLPGERCENIAVTASHLGIGHHPAALWAIADRLAQPEGEWKPFRAPAFLRPAFPKPAAPRTAAAEDAVAA; encoded by the coding sequence GTGGCACGACAGCAGGGTGACGGTCCCGCACTCCCGCTCTACCTGAGCGAGCCCACCAGGGCGATCGCGGACTACGGCCTCTACCTGGCAGCCCGCCCGCTCACGCAGCGGTTGCCCAAGGGCGACGGGCACCCCGTGCTGGTCCTCCCCGGCTTCCTCGCCGACGACACCTCCACCCGGGTACTGCGGGCGACGCTGCGGCGCCTCGGCTACCGAGTGCACGGCTGGGGGCTGGGCCGCAACATCGGCCCGACCGCCATCTGCGTCAACGGCCTGCGCGACAGGCTCGACTACCTGCACGGCCGCTACCGCCGCAAGGTGACGGTCATCGGGTGGAGCCTGGGCGGCATCTTCGCCCGGGACCTCGCCCGGCAGTGCCCCGACCAGGTGCGCCAGGTGATCACCCTCGGCAGCCCGTTCCGCATCGAGCGGCACACGCAGAGCCGGGCCAGCAAGGCGTTCGACCGCTACGCCCACCTGCACGTGGAGCAGCGTCAGTTCCCGCTCGAATCCGAGGGCTGCCCCCTGCCGGTGCCCGCGACCTCGATCTACTCCCACTACGACGGCATCGTGCACTGGCAGACCTGCTTGAACCTCCCCGGCGAGCGCTGCGAGAACATCGCCGTCACCGCGAGCCACCTGGGCATCGGCCACCACCCGGCCGCCCTCTGGGCGATCGCCGACCGGCTGGCCCAGCCCGAGGGCGAGTGGAAGCCGTTCCGGGCGCCGGCGTTCCTGCGCCCGGCCTTCCCGAAGCCGGCCGCCCCCCGCACCGCCGCGGCCGAGGACGCCGTCGCCGCCTGA
- a CDS encoding alpha/beta hydrolase: MSEDDMPGRSRTVDLDGPVHYLDFGGASDGPAVVLVHGLGGSHLNWDLVAPALREHARVFALDLPGFGRSEPGGRKASVPANVAVLHRFLTEVVGEPAVLVGNSMGGMISVLATGEHPEAVRGLVLLDPAVPGPRRALDPLVAMTFALYAIPFVGERFLWWRRQRTSALVRVHDMLELVGVDPERVPSDVIDRSVTLIEERRDVQGMDRAFLAAARSVLRVLADPRRYRAAMASIDVPVLLVHGDRDRLVPVQAARDIARQHPAWRYAEWSDVGHVPQLQEPERTVAEMLDWMRDTALTSSPA, encoded by the coding sequence ATGAGCGAGGACGACATGCCGGGCCGCAGCCGCACCGTGGACCTGGACGGCCCGGTGCACTACCTGGACTTCGGCGGCGCGTCCGACGGGCCGGCGGTCGTGCTGGTGCACGGTCTCGGCGGATCGCACCTGAACTGGGACCTGGTGGCCCCGGCCCTGCGGGAGCACGCGCGGGTGTTCGCCCTCGACCTCCCCGGCTTCGGCCGCAGCGAGCCCGGCGGCCGCAAGGCCAGCGTCCCGGCCAACGTCGCGGTGCTGCACCGTTTCCTCACCGAGGTGGTCGGCGAGCCCGCCGTCCTGGTGGGGAACTCCATGGGCGGCATGATCTCGGTCCTGGCGACGGGGGAGCACCCCGAGGCGGTGCGCGGTCTGGTGCTGCTCGACCCCGCAGTGCCCGGCCCGCGCCGCGCGCTGGATCCGCTGGTGGCGATGACGTTCGCGCTGTACGCGATCCCGTTCGTGGGGGAGCGCTTCCTGTGGTGGCGGCGCCAGCGGACGTCGGCCCTGGTCCGCGTGCACGACATGCTGGAACTGGTGGGCGTGGACCCCGAGCGGGTGCCCTCCGACGTCATCGACCGGTCGGTCACCCTGATCGAGGAGCGCCGCGACGTCCAGGGCATGGACCGGGCGTTCCTCGCCGCCGCCCGCTCGGTGCTGCGGGTGCTCGCCGACCCCCGCCGCTACCGGGCCGCGATGGCGTCCATCGACGTTCCCGTGCTGCTGGTGCACGGCGACCGCGACCGGCTGGTGCCGGTGCAGGCCGCCCGGGACATCGCCCGGCAGCACCCCGCCTGGCGCTACGCGGAGTGGTCCGACGTCGGGCACGTGCCGCAGCTGCAGGAGCCGGAGCGGACCGTCGCCGAGATGCTCGACTGGATGCGGGACACGGCGCTGACCAGCTCGCCGGCCTGA
- a CDS encoding NAD-dependent epimerase/dehydratase family protein: protein MSPTKRRGPAREAAGGERGLTVAVTGPTGTFGAGLLPLLEDDDRVERVIGIARRPFDPAERGWTKMEYRQGDVRDPEALRQAFRGADVVVHLAFLITGNASRGTTRAVNVDGTLNVFRAAAAVGARRFVHSSSVAAYGFHRDNPERISEDWPVRPASRLFYAQEKAELEHLLQEEASAAPHLALYLLRPSVVLGPHAVGAKDVLPGPLAPLGRLLFGRPRRLPVPVPLLVPKHPLQFVHEDDVGQALLLCVLGAGPPGAYNIAGEGVLTAADVAREFGAIPVPLPAAPAQVTARAVSRLPFLPPAAEWIEAAGRPVIMDTTRAREELGWRPRYTGLEALRDTLDAHP from the coding sequence ATGAGCCCGACGAAGAGACGCGGCCCGGCCAGGGAGGCGGCGGGCGGGGAGCGCGGGCTGACCGTCGCGGTCACCGGCCCCACCGGCACCTTCGGCGCCGGCCTGCTCCCGCTGCTGGAGGATGACGACCGCGTCGAGCGGGTCATCGGCATCGCCCGCCGGCCGTTCGACCCGGCCGAGCGCGGCTGGACGAAGATGGAGTACCGGCAGGGCGACGTCCGCGACCCCGAGGCGCTCCGGCAGGCGTTCCGCGGCGCCGACGTCGTCGTCCACCTGGCCTTCCTGATCACCGGGAACGCCTCCCGGGGCACGACGCGCGCCGTCAACGTCGACGGCACGCTGAACGTCTTCCGCGCAGCGGCCGCCGTCGGCGCCCGCCGGTTCGTCCACTCCTCCTCCGTGGCGGCGTACGGCTTCCACCGCGACAACCCCGAGCGGATCTCCGAGGACTGGCCGGTGCGCCCGGCGTCGCGGCTGTTCTACGCGCAGGAGAAGGCCGAGCTCGAGCACCTGCTGCAGGAGGAGGCGTCGGCCGCACCCCACCTGGCGCTCTACCTGCTGCGCCCGTCGGTGGTGCTCGGCCCGCATGCCGTCGGTGCCAAGGACGTGCTGCCCGGCCCGCTCGCACCGCTGGGCCGCCTGCTGTTCGGCCGGCCGCGGCGGTTGCCGGTTCCGGTGCCGCTGCTGGTGCCGAAGCACCCGCTGCAGTTCGTCCACGAGGACGACGTCGGCCAGGCACTGCTGCTCTGCGTCCTGGGCGCCGGGCCTCCCGGCGCCTACAACATCGCCGGCGAGGGCGTGCTGACCGCGGCCGACGTCGCCCGTGAGTTCGGCGCGATCCCGGTTCCGCTGCCCGCCGCGCCCGCGCAGGTGACGGCGCGGGCGGTGTCCCGGCTGCCGTTCCTCCCGCCGGCGGCCGAGTGGATCGAGGCGGCCGGCCGACCGGTGATCATGGACACCACCCGGGCCCGGGAGGAGCTGGGGTGGCGCCCCCGCTACACCGGCCTCGAGGCGCTGCGCGACACGCTCGACGCGCACCCCTGA
- a CDS encoding wax ester/triacylglycerol synthase family O-acyltransferase — protein sequence MDRLSALDSGFYFAESENTPMHVGSLAVFDGPAPGYGDVVRLLLSKLPLVPRYRQRVREVPLQLGRPMWVDDPHFQILYHVRHTAVPSPGGDEQLRNLAGRVLGQRLDMAKPLWELWLVEGLAEGRWAIISKVHHCMVDGVAGTDLMQLMFDLDPDAAHGDPRDWTPRHDPSSMALVAGAVTEAMTQPLRTLTSLPSVGSAVRGARGLTGVGRTLAKTVPSLARQAVTPTARSLNGHIGPHRRWAWTAGRFQEFKAVRTALGGTVNDVVLTAITKGFRDLLQGRGELSSEDLVVRSMVPVSVRAQSKRGALDNQVSCVFVDLPVGDPDPVSRLRTVRRQMDEHKRAMQAVDVPSIIAMGDFVAPGLLSMGVRAGMQAGQMWCQAVTTNVPGPRVPLYVLGKRMTSAHAYVPIAGGIRCSIGIFSYLDTMTFGINADFDAFPDVDVLSGGIRRGIEELLEHARADQATPDVPQPTGAKSRARASAR from the coding sequence GTGGACCGCTTGAGCGCCCTCGACAGCGGGTTCTACTTCGCGGAGAGCGAGAACACCCCGATGCACGTGGGGTCGCTGGCCGTCTTCGACGGCCCGGCGCCCGGCTACGGCGACGTGGTGCGGCTGCTGCTGAGCAAGCTCCCGCTCGTGCCGCGCTACCGCCAGCGGGTCCGTGAGGTGCCGCTGCAGCTGGGCCGGCCGATGTGGGTCGACGACCCGCACTTCCAGATCCTCTACCACGTGCGGCACACCGCGGTGCCCTCGCCGGGCGGCGACGAGCAGCTGCGCAACCTGGCCGGCCGGGTGCTGGGCCAGCGCCTGGACATGGCCAAGCCGCTGTGGGAGCTGTGGCTGGTCGAGGGCCTGGCGGAGGGCCGCTGGGCGATCATCTCGAAGGTCCACCACTGCATGGTCGACGGCGTCGCCGGCACCGACCTCATGCAGCTGATGTTCGACCTCGATCCCGACGCCGCCCACGGCGATCCGCGCGACTGGACCCCGCGCCACGACCCCTCGTCGATGGCCCTCGTCGCCGGCGCCGTCACCGAGGCGATGACCCAGCCGTTGCGCACCCTCACCAGCCTGCCGAGCGTGGGCAGCGCGGTCCGGGGTGCCCGCGGCCTCACCGGAGTCGGGCGCACGCTGGCGAAGACGGTGCCGTCCCTGGCCCGGCAGGCGGTGACCCCGACGGCCCGCTCGCTCAACGGCCACATCGGCCCGCACCGCCGGTGGGCCTGGACCGCCGGGAGGTTCCAGGAGTTCAAGGCCGTCCGCACGGCGCTCGGCGGAACCGTGAACGACGTCGTCCTCACCGCCATCACCAAGGGCTTCCGCGACCTGCTGCAGGGCCGCGGGGAGCTCTCCTCGGAGGACCTGGTGGTCCGGTCGATGGTGCCGGTCTCGGTGCGCGCGCAGAGCAAGCGCGGCGCGCTGGACAACCAGGTGTCGTGCGTCTTCGTCGACCTGCCCGTCGGCGACCCCGACCCGGTCTCCCGGCTGCGGACCGTCCGCCGCCAGATGGACGAGCACAAGCGGGCCATGCAGGCCGTCGACGTCCCGTCGATCATCGCGATGGGCGACTTCGTGGCCCCGGGCCTGCTCTCCATGGGCGTCCGGGCGGGCATGCAGGCCGGGCAGATGTGGTGCCAGGCGGTCACCACCAACGTCCCGGGTCCGCGGGTGCCGCTCTACGTGCTGGGCAAGCGGATGACCTCGGCGCACGCCTACGTGCCGATCGCCGGTGGCATCCGGTGCTCCATCGGCATCTTCAGCTACCTCGACACGATGACCTTCGGCATCAACGCCGACTTCGACGCCTTTCCCGACGTCGACGTCCTCTCGGGCGGGATCCGGCGCGGCATCGAGGAGCTGCTCGAGCACGCCCGGGCCGACCAGGCCACCCCCGACGTCCCCCAGCCGACCGGCGCGAAGTCCCGCGCCCGGGCCAGCGCCCGATGA
- a CDS encoding alpha/beta hydrolase yields the protein MPSDPPLLILPPLDGPPPPGSRTVTTDDGVDLHVEVDGPAGGGAMDAPLTVVLCHGFTARLAEWQLQREALRDRTRLVLWDQRGHGRSGWTPLTKATIDRTGRDLGQVLDAVAPTGPVVLAGHSMGGMSILALARQRPELFGGRVVGAFLLATSAGGLVGTGPVGFLVKVGRRLGLLPLYLWLLQRLAPRLEQLPWRGRFVGRRAIRRLLFGRDDADRRSVRMVQELLEATPLPVTMAFYATFLDHDETAALPVLRRIPVTVVAATHDRLTPAAHGRRIAETIGPGAELVVVPGAGHSVNLTRRAVVDQALLDLLDRVEDGVREAG from the coding sequence GTGCCCAGCGACCCGCCGCTGCTGATCCTGCCCCCGCTCGACGGCCCCCCGCCGCCGGGCTCCCGGACGGTGACCACCGACGACGGCGTCGACCTGCACGTGGAGGTGGACGGGCCGGCCGGGGGCGGGGCGATGGACGCACCGCTCACCGTCGTCCTCTGCCACGGCTTCACCGCCCGGCTGGCGGAGTGGCAGCTGCAGCGCGAGGCGCTGCGCGACCGCACCCGGCTGGTGCTCTGGGACCAGCGCGGGCACGGCCGGTCCGGCTGGACGCCCCTCACCAAGGCCACGATCGACCGCACCGGCCGCGACCTCGGCCAGGTGCTCGACGCCGTCGCCCCGACCGGGCCGGTGGTGCTGGCCGGGCACTCGATGGGCGGGATGAGCATCCTCGCGCTGGCCCGCCAGCGGCCGGAGCTGTTCGGCGGCCGGGTCGTCGGCGCGTTCCTGCTCGCCACCTCCGCCGGGGGGCTGGTCGGCACCGGTCCGGTCGGGTTCCTCGTGAAGGTGGGACGTCGGCTCGGCCTGCTGCCGCTGTACCTGTGGCTGCTCCAGCGGCTCGCCCCCCGGTTGGAGCAGCTGCCGTGGCGGGGGCGGTTCGTGGGCCGGCGGGCGATCCGGCGGTTGCTCTTCGGCCGGGACGACGCCGACCGGCGCTCGGTCCGGATGGTCCAGGAGCTGCTGGAGGCGACGCCGCTGCCGGTGACCATGGCCTTCTACGCGACCTTCCTCGACCACGACGAGACCGCCGCCCTGCCGGTGCTGCGGCGGATACCGGTGACCGTGGTGGCCGCCACCCACGACCGGCTCACCCCGGCCGCGCACGGCCGGCGGATCGCCGAGACGATCGGGCCGGGAGCCGAGCTGGTCGTCGTCCCCGGCGCCGGGCACAGCGTGAACCTCACCCGCAGGGCGGTGGTCGACCAGGCGTTGCTCGACCTGCTCGACCGCGTCGAGGACGGCGTCCGCGAAGCCGGTTGA